One Chaetodon auriga isolate fChaAug3 chromosome 14, fChaAug3.hap1, whole genome shotgun sequence genomic window carries:
- the htr1b gene encoding 5-hydroxytryptamine receptor 1B encodes MERSGQVEPTQPVNTTNDSFITESSTVDVSAESLAYQISLAVILSVITLATTLSNAFVIATISQSKKLQTPANFLIASLAITDLLVSILVMPICVLYTVIHTWTLGQIVCDIWLSSDITCCTASILHLCVIALDRYWAITDAVEYSKKRTPGRAAGMVATAWVIAISISLPPLFWRQVKAEEMTSCSVNTDHIFYTIYSTFGAFYIPTLLLIVLYGRIYVEARKRILKQSPKKVGKRLTSAHLVTNSPGSVASTSSLQCGRHDTPSSDTGSSTSENQVKVTVSDALLEKKRISAARERKATKTLGIILGAYIVCWLPFFIYTLVVATCDTCFNPELFDFFTWLGYLNSLINPIIYTMSNEDFKKAFHKLLRFRCCRS; translated from the coding sequence ATGGAGCGCTCCGGTCAAGTCGAGCCAACTCAGCCGGTGAACACCACAAACGACAGTTTTATTACAGAGTCATCCACTGTGGATGTCAGCGCAGAGAGTCTCGCCTATCAGATCAGTCTGGCGGTGATTCTCTCTGTTATCACACTCGCCACCACTTTATCCAACGCGTTCGTCATCGCAACAATCTCCCAGTCGAAGAAACTACAAACTCCTGCCAACTTTCTGATTGCCTCTCTGGCCATCACCGACCTGCTGGTGTCCATTCTGGTGATGCCCATCTGCGTCCTGTACACCGTCATCCACACCTGGACGCTGGGGCAAATCGTGTGCGACATCTGGCTCTCCTCTGACATAACGTGTTGCACGGCGTCTATCCTCCACCTGTGCGTAATCGCTTTGGATAGGTACTGGGCCATCACAGACGCGGTGGAGTACTCCAAAAAGCGCACGCCGGGACGCGCGGCCGGTATGGTGGCCACAGCCTGGGTCATCGccatctccatctccctgcCGCCTCTCTTCTGGAGACAGGTGAAGGCGGAGGAGATGACCAGCTGCAGCGTCAACACGGATCATATTTTCTACACCATCTACTCCACCTTTGGGGCTTTCTACATCCCCACCTTGCTGCTTATTGTCCTCTACGGACGGATATACGTCGAGGCTCGGAAACGGATCCTGAAGCAGTCCCCCAAGAAGGTGGGGAAGAGACTCACCTCGGCGCATCTGGTCACCAACTCTCCTGGATCCGTGGCGTCCACATCCTCCCTTCAGTGCGGGAGGCACGACACTCCGTCCAGCGACACCGGCTCTTCAACAAGCGAGAACCAGGTGAAAGTGACAGTGTCGGACGCGCTTCTGGAGAAGAAGCGCATTTcagcagccagagagagaaaagctaCTAAGACTTTGGGGATAATCCTCGGCGCTTACATCGTTTGCTGGCTGCCGTTTTTCATTTACACACTGGTAGTGGCCACATGTGACACATGCTTTAACCCCGAGTTGTTTGACTTTTTCACCTGGTTGGGatacctgaactccctcatcaACCCGATCATTTACACAATGTCCAACGAGGACTTCAAGAAAGCTTTCCATAAACTTCTGCGCTTCAGATGCTGCAGGTCGTGA